One segment of Sulfobacillus thermosulfidooxidans DSM 9293 DNA contains the following:
- a CDS encoding NAD(P)-dependent oxidoreductase, which produces MIGLGMMGRAMATRLVEAGYDLVVYNRTLSKVERFAKQYPAHVQVASSPRELAEKSQWIFSVVTDDLAIEQIAGTGHDDHGLLSALGPQHIWVDSSTISPRLSRKMSDMVAQTGAVRLEAPVSGSVDAARAGTLLMFIGGSQDVMEQVRPALDHMAARIEWVGEVGQALALKLGMNLNLALQIEGFVEGMMIAESAGLPREKVIHFMLNSVIASPALKYRVPLSQNPPDEPWFTIKLMLKDLNLALEQANQHATAIPLTSMTADLLRLAVRHRVGDEDLAELINYMSALVGSPEGHMVRKGGNDK; this is translated from the coding sequence CTATGGCAACACGCTTGGTTGAAGCCGGATACGATCTCGTCGTTTATAATCGAACGCTTTCGAAGGTAGAAAGGTTTGCCAAACAATATCCTGCACACGTGCAAGTGGCGTCATCTCCCCGTGAACTGGCTGAAAAGAGCCAGTGGATATTCTCGGTCGTCACGGATGATCTGGCAATCGAGCAGATCGCCGGAACTGGCCATGATGATCATGGCCTTTTGTCAGCTTTGGGCCCTCAGCATATTTGGGTTGATTCGAGCACGATTAGCCCTCGCTTAAGCCGAAAAATGTCGGACATGGTGGCTCAAACTGGGGCTGTGCGGTTGGAAGCTCCCGTATCGGGCAGTGTGGATGCTGCCAGGGCCGGGACGTTGCTCATGTTTATCGGAGGCTCCCAAGATGTCATGGAACAAGTCAGACCTGCATTAGACCATATGGCCGCGCGTATTGAGTGGGTTGGTGAAGTGGGTCAAGCTTTGGCCTTAAAACTCGGGATGAATTTGAACCTGGCTCTTCAAATAGAAGGGTTTGTGGAAGGGATGATGATTGCGGAAAGCGCGGGACTTCCTCGTGAGAAAGTCATCCACTTCATGCTGAATTCGGTTATTGCATCTCCCGCCTTGAAATACCGAGTACCCTTAAGTCAGAATCCGCCTGATGAACCGTGGTTTACAATCAAGCTGATGTTGAAGGACTTGAATCTCGCATTAGAACAAGCCAACCAGCATGCGACGGCTATTCCTTTAACCAGTATGACGGCGGACCTCCTGAGACTGGCTGTGCGTCACCGCGTGGGAGATGAAGATTTAGCTGAACTAATCAATTATATGTCAGCCCTTGTCGGATCACCGGAAGGGCATATGGTCCGAAAAGGCGGAAATGACAAGTAA
- a CDS encoding enoyl-CoA hydratase/isomerase family protein, which produces MTSPYQHLIVDIRDHIMEIRLNRPHLLNALNDSMLKELALVLEEARSDDNIHVVILSGSGRGFCSGQDLKELAARGGEVNIQEHLTRYYDPVIMALYHMPKPTIAKIQGIAAGAGMSLALACDIRVGSENAQFAQSFVKIGLVPDSGSTYFLPRLIGMAKAMELALLGDIITGEQAYSMGLLNQLVPNMQLDTVTWAWAERLRQLPSVTLSLIKEGIHKSLDHSLSEQLQVEQQLQVLAAATKAHHMAVQSFVEKKRF; this is translated from the coding sequence ATGACATCACCCTATCAACATCTCATTGTGGACATTCGAGACCATATAATGGAAATTCGTCTCAATCGTCCGCATCTTCTCAATGCCCTCAATGACAGTATGCTCAAGGAATTAGCTTTAGTGCTCGAAGAAGCTCGCAGTGATGACAATATTCACGTTGTTATTCTATCGGGGAGTGGGAGAGGATTTTGCTCGGGTCAGGATTTAAAGGAACTGGCTGCTCGTGGTGGGGAGGTCAATATTCAGGAGCATTTGACCCGTTATTATGATCCTGTCATTATGGCGTTATATCACATGCCGAAACCGACGATCGCGAAAATTCAGGGCATTGCTGCCGGGGCGGGAATGTCTTTAGCTTTGGCCTGTGACATCCGAGTAGGATCGGAGAACGCGCAATTTGCGCAATCATTTGTGAAAATTGGCCTCGTTCCCGATTCCGGATCGACCTATTTTTTACCCAGGTTAATTGGCATGGCTAAGGCCATGGAATTAGCTCTTCTAGGCGATATCATTACGGGGGAGCAGGCGTATTCTATGGGATTACTGAATCAATTAGTTCCCAATATGCAATTAGATACTGTGACCTGGGCTTGGGCCGAGCGCCTGCGTCAATTGCCATCAGTAACCTTAAGTCTGATCAAAGAAGGCATTCATAAGAGTCTCGATCATTCTTTGTCTGAGCAACTACAAGTTGAACAGCAGTTACAAGTCCTAGCCGCGGCCACAAAAGCGCATC